From the Pseudomonas monsensis genome, the window GCATTCAAATGCCCAACGGCGCAACGTTCGAAATTGCTTCCGCCTATGGCGCTGCAATCCCATTCACTGCCCTGACCAATGCCAACCCGGCAGTGGCGACCGCGGCAGCCCACGGTCTGGCCGAGGGTGACATCATCGCCCTCAGCTCTGGCTGGACCCGCCTGGACGGCCGCGCCGTGCAAGTCGGCGAGATTGCCAGCGGCACCTTTGCTCTCGATGGCGTGAACACCACGAACATTCAGCAGTATCCGGCCGGGTCTGGCGTCGGTAGCGCGCGCGAAGTGACCACCTTCACCGAGATCTCGAAAATTACCGAGCTCGGATCGAGCGGTGGCGATCAGCAGTTTCTGACGTTCGGCTTCCTTGCTGACGATGATGACCGTCAGATGCCGACCACCAAGAACCCGATCACGCTGACCATCACGGTCGCCGACGATCCATCGCAGCCCTATGTCGATGTCTGCGAGGCGGCGGATGACGACAAGCAGGCCCGCGTTCTGCGACTGAACCTGCCGGGCGGTAGCCGCATCATCTACAACGGCTACGTCTCGATCACCTCGACACCAACCATGTCGCGAAACAACCTGATGACTCGCGTGATCAGTATCGCGCTAACCGGTCGCCCAACTCGTTACAGCGCCTCGGCGTAAGGAAGGCACATGGCAAAGTTCACACTCGCCCGGAATC encodes:
- a CDS encoding phage tail protein, whose product is MAGIQMPNGATFEIASAYGAAIPFTALTNANPAVATAAAHGLAEGDIIALSSGWTRLDGRAVQVGEIASGTFALDGVNTTNIQQYPAGSGVGSAREVTTFTEISKITELGSSGGDQQFLTFGFLADDDDRQMPTTKNPITLTITVADDPSQPYVDVCEAADDDKQARVLRLNLPGGSRIIYNGYVSITSTPTMSRNNLMTRVISIALTGRPTRYSASA